The following are from one region of the Juglans regia cultivar Chandler chromosome 10, Walnut 2.0, whole genome shotgun sequence genome:
- the LOC108989052 gene encoding RING-H2 finger protein ATL52-like — protein MGFHLRKRLVPETSLPPHPPIPCVMSGCQTHSDYLLPPPKPLPPRDNHHYENRLINASLIITTCIVGGALLVAIMFIIIRKYYSSRNSSSRINSPILFDTREDFLDEDHGPVIDHPIWYIHTVGLQQHVIDSITVFKYKKDEGLIDGTECSICLSEFEEDESLRLLPKCSHAFHLPCIDSWLRSHKNCPLCRAPVVSDVTGSQVPPTEPNVSVSAGSSGETLVENLENYDGEVGEGGTSEEVGVGDGSFSALAIEDGRGAENSKKSMQSSSSGNRHSRVVSNLDENQRAVKEEVQPVRRSVSLDPSSALRIYHAVANIVADQGSSKAQLANLKSSGKKMVTKPGSGTSSTCKLMKSSSIGRSLQKGPISMKRSFSSSRRFLSSRHCKSASSILPL, from the coding sequence ATGGGGTTTCATCTCAGAAAACGGTTAGTACCAGAAACCAGCTTGCCTCCCCATCCTCCTATTCCCTGCGTAATGAGTGGGTGTCAGACGCACAGTGATTATCTTCTTCCGCCACCAAAACCACTGCCTCCTCGCGACAATCACCATTACGAGAACCGTTTGATTAACGCCAGTCTTATTATCACTACGTGCATAGTTGGCGGAGCTCTTCTGGTTGCAATTATGTTCATAATCATCCGCAAGTACTACTCATCGAGGAATAGTTCAAGCAGAATAAATTCTCCAATCCTGTTTGATACCCGAGAAGATTTTCTTGATGAAGATCATGGCCCTGTGATCGATCACCCGATATGGTATATCCACACCGTTGGTCTCCAGCAACACGTCATCGATTCCATCACAGTTTTCAAGTACAAAAAAGATGAGGGGTTGATTGATGGTACGGAATGCTCTATTTGCTTGAGTGAgtttgaagaagatgagagtCTTAGACTCTTGCCAAAGTGTAGCCACGCCTTTCACCTTCCTTGCATAGATTCCTGGTTGAGATCACACAAGAATTGCCCCTTGTGTCGTGCTCCTGTAGTTAGCGACGTTACCGGTTCTCAAGTACCTCCAACCGAACCTAACGTGAGTGTTTCGGCGGGTTCAAGTGGAGAAACCCTAGTGGAGAATCTTGAGAATTATGATGGGGAAGTTGGAGAAGGTGGAACTAGTGAGGAAGTTGGGGTTGGAGATGGAAGTTTTAGTGCTTTGGCAATTGAAGATGGAAGGGGTGCTGAGAATTCAAAGAAAAGTATGCAGAGTTCTAGCTCTGGGAATCGTCATTCTCGTGTTGTAAGTAATTTGGATGAAAATCAACGAGCTGTGAAAGAAGAAGTACAGCCAGTGAGGAGATCTGTTTCATTGGATCCATCTTCTGCATTGAGGATTTATCATGCTGTGGCAAATATAGTTGCTGATCAAGGAAGTTCAAAAGCCCAATTAGCAAACCTAAAAAGTTCTGGCAAAAAGATGGTTACTAAGCCAGGGAGTGGAACTTCGAGCACATGCAAACTGATGAAAAGTTCTTCAATTGGGCGTTCCCTGCAGAAGGGTCCCATTTCAATGAAAAGGTCTTTTTCCTCTAGCAGAAGGTTCTTGTCATCCAGACATTGCAAAAGTGCAAGCTCAATCCTTCCTTTATGA
- the LOC108989049 gene encoding ankyrin repeat and SAM domain-containing protein 6-like: MYADREEVEAKRSIKDRLNGASVGDTRRRQVTGKRHRQDDKWEHDLYNDDESQISNHKVEARDLRLKLQRKNIQQAFQSGPLSGVRDLREKLSGLTNTQLVNTDPSKAKLEAFRLPKKSVAVEAPATEAKKATNPSSKKKAPQKAGTSVDEFLHSLDLEKYLITFQAEEVDMAALLHMTDDDLKALGIPMGPRKKILLALESRA, translated from the exons ATGTACGCTGATCGAGAGGAGGTCGAAGCGAAGAGGTCAATAAAAGACCGACTCAATGGGGCCTCCGTTGGTGATACTCGGCGTCGACAAGTCACCGGCAAGAG GCATAGGCAAGATGACAAGTGGGAACATGATCTttataatgatgatgaatcCCAAATTTCAA ATCACAAGGTTGAGGCTCGAGATCTCCGTTTGAAGCTCCAAAGGAAAAATATCCAACAAGCATTTCAAAGTGGGCCTCTTTCAGGTGTGAGGGATCTACGTGAAAAGCTGTCTGGCCTGACTAATACACAATTAGTGAACACTGATCCCTCAAAGGCAAAACTGGAGGCTTTTAGACTGCCCAAGAAAAGTGTAGCTGTTGAGGCCCCTGCAACAGAGGCCAAAAAGGCGACCAACCCTTCTTCTAAAAAGAAAGCTCCACAAAAG GCTGGTACATCTGTGGATGAATTTCTGCACTCTTTGGATCTCGAAAAGTATCTTATTACTTTTCAAGCCGAGGAA GTTGATATGGCGGCTCTACTGCACATGACTGATGATGACCTCAAAGCTTTAGGAATACCGATG GGtccaagaaagaaaatacttttAGCATTGGAATCAAGAGCCTGA